One genomic window of Quercus lobata isolate SW786 chromosome 9, ValleyOak3.0 Primary Assembly, whole genome shotgun sequence includes the following:
- the LOC115962127 gene encoding TLC domain-containing protein 2: protein MARMVQNENKAAGAFFFATLVLWLLSLSFEIVFNKRNELLCVIAGCCFFQTANWVIRFRFSKDPLFVNTSVSLLHSFIISSSVVFILVNQWLKNGSNGMFEHSQLFRGSWPWAYPALCFSCGYFAYDQWDMLHYRLYNGWIPAILLHHLILLICFSLALYRNVTINYLILTLICELHSIFLHVRKVRRMAGLRDANSTIVRAEWVLNWVAFILARFVSHVLITVKLLRDRHKFGKGIELPLALFGMVGMNLLNVFLGIDLFHAFKRDISSQPNSHHHRE from the exons atGGCGAGAATGGTGCAAAATGAAAACAAGGCTGCAGGGGCATTTTTCTTTGCGACACTGGTGCTGTGGTTGCTATCTCTTTCGTTCGAAATAGTATTCAACAAGCGAAACGAGCTGCTTTGTGTCATCGCTGGGTGTTGCTTTTTTCAAACGGCCAACTGGGTCATCCGCTTTCGCTTCTCTAAGGACCCACTCTTCGTCAACACCTCCGTCTCTCTCCTCCACTCCTTCATCATCTCTTCCTCGG TGGTATTCATTTTGGTTAATCAATGGTTAAAAAACGGATCAAATGGGATGTTTGAGCACTCACAGTTATTTCGGGGGTCTTGGCCATGGGCATATCCAGCTTTATGCTTCTCATGCGGTTACTTTGCATATGATCAATGGGATATGCTGCATTACCGGTTATACAATGGTTGGATCCCTGCCATTTTATTGCATCATCTGATACTCCTCATTTGCTTCTCTCTTGCTTTATATCGAAACGTCACTATCAATTACCTTATTCTCACTCTCATTTGTGAG TTGCATTCCATATTTCTGCATGTAAGGAAAGTGCGACGAATGGCTGGTCTACGTGATGCCAACAGCACAATTGTGAGGGCAGAATGGGTTCTTAATTGGGTAGCTTTCATTTTAGCAAGGTTTGTATCTCATGTTCTTATCACTGTCAAGCTTCTCAGAGATCGTCATAAGTTTGGAAAGGGAATTGAGTTGCCACTTGCCTTATTTGGGATGGTTGGAATGAACTTGCTTAATGTTTTTCTGGGTATTGATCTTTTCCATGCTTTCAAAAGAGATATAAGTTCCCAGCCAAATAGCCACCACCATCGagaatga